A genomic stretch from Planctomycetaceae bacterium includes:
- a CDS encoding DUF1559 domain-containing protein codes for MPGRPLKPIHAHRTRNTHSHQHRHWRQLVAGCCLLGLALLGNSSANADEPTSSHTAPIENYINAQTTIIGWVDISQVDLKSLADFAQRHEISADALLHLSSAHEVLVQLGVRRIYWSGDLSDLSAGPGAFIVPLEQSKADSIRLALDIIVAEQVTAVVDGSAVLFGDAARVQELKQREKNPADKEFLAHVNALRQPHGLAVRLSSSMLSPLGAALPELLKGRDVHAQDAIDLLSHLKAVTWSTDLPPTSGQFRIMTDSSEDAALITDMANRLIAEELKSDAAPLRLMAEGNSAALKYGDSNPANEVLASLQKLATPARIRATSSRVMNSLKQLALAMHNFHASHNSFPPQSLSDENGNRLLSWRVLVLPYLDELELYEKFRLNEPWDSEHNKKLIPLMPAVFRNDPAVSDEQSEKGLTRFVAPLTQDSLFGHRGPGVAIGNMIDGTSNTLMLVQTTSEQAVIWTKPEDLTIDPTDPLASIISEKESGFHCCFADGSARLIPRTISTKTLNALLSFAGREVVDEEF; via the coding sequence ATGCCCGGCCGTCCCCTGAAACCAATTCATGCCCATCGCACACGAAACACGCACTCACATCAACACCGCCACTGGCGACAGCTTGTTGCAGGCTGTTGTTTGCTTGGGTTGGCTCTACTCGGGAATTCGTCCGCGAATGCCGATGAGCCAACATCATCACATACGGCCCCGATCGAGAACTATATCAACGCACAGACGACGATCATCGGCTGGGTTGATATTTCACAAGTTGATCTGAAAAGCCTGGCAGATTTCGCCCAGCGTCACGAAATCTCTGCCGACGCATTGTTGCACCTGTCCTCTGCACATGAAGTGTTGGTTCAACTGGGCGTGCGTCGAATCTACTGGTCTGGAGATCTGTCAGACCTTAGCGCAGGACCCGGTGCTTTTATTGTTCCGTTGGAGCAATCGAAAGCCGATTCCATTCGACTGGCCCTTGATATCATCGTAGCGGAACAGGTGACTGCCGTGGTGGATGGTAGCGCCGTATTGTTCGGTGACGCCGCCAGAGTTCAGGAACTGAAGCAGCGCGAAAAAAACCCGGCCGACAAAGAGTTTTTGGCGCATGTTAATGCTTTGCGGCAACCGCATGGACTTGCAGTGCGACTCTCGTCGTCCATGCTCAGCCCTCTTGGCGCTGCTCTGCCTGAACTATTAAAGGGACGCGATGTTCATGCGCAGGACGCTATTGACCTGCTCAGTCATCTGAAGGCTGTCACGTGGTCAACGGACCTGCCGCCAACGTCCGGTCAATTCAGGATCATGACGGATTCTTCAGAGGATGCCGCCTTGATCACCGACATGGCGAACCGTCTGATAGCTGAAGAACTGAAATCGGATGCCGCACCTTTGCGACTGATGGCCGAGGGCAATTCAGCTGCGCTGAAGTACGGCGATTCCAATCCCGCCAACGAAGTGCTCGCAAGCCTCCAAAAGCTGGCAACCCCGGCCCGGATTCGAGCGACAAGCAGCCGTGTCATGAATTCTCTCAAACAATTGGCCCTTGCGATGCACAACTTCCATGCATCACACAACTCCTTTCCGCCACAGTCGTTGTCAGACGAAAACGGAAATCGATTATTGAGCTGGCGAGTGCTGGTACTGCCGTATCTGGATGAACTCGAGCTGTATGAAAAATTCAGACTGAATGAACCGTGGGACAGTGAACACAACAAGAAGCTCATTCCATTGATGCCTGCCGTCTTTCGGAATGATCCGGCAGTCTCCGACGAACAGAGCGAGAAGGGTCTGACGCGGTTTGTTGCACCACTGACTCAAGACAGCCTGTTTGGCCACCGCGGCCCGGGGGTAGCCATCGGCAACATGATTGACGGCACCTCCAACACACTGATGCTGGTTCAAACGACGTCTGAGCAGGCTGTCATTTGGACAAAACCCGAAGACCTGACCATCGATCCAACTGATCCTCTTGCGTCAATCATTTCGGAGAAGGAATCCGGCTTTCACTGTTGTTTTGCTGACGGATCGGCCCGCCTTATCCCACGAACAATCTCAACCAAAACCCTGAACGCTCTGTTGAGCTTTGCAGGCAGGGAAGTTGTTGACGAAGAATTCTAA
- a CDS encoding DUF1552 domain-containing protein, which translates to MAFSFAPVVSTRTALSRRRLLRGFGAAAIGLPFLEAMVPTFASAAARAADETRTPPKRFVAACATLGFHTPFLFPEQTGKDYQLTPYLEKLKDHREHFTVLSGLSHPEQQGNNGHASEMTWLTSAQRPGLAGFRNTISVDQMIAQEIGIRTRFPSLVLSTSGRSMSWTSSGVEIPGETSPSRLFKMLFIDGTEKEVAAELRQLRRGRSILDTVLGEAHKLEGELGQRDRDKLDEYLTSVRDLEFRLQQSEGWATKPKPPVDTAQPKDISEKNDAIGRQNLMYDMIALALQTDSTRTVTFQLSGMNAVPVIPGVKNDWHNLSHHGKDPDKIDELKIIEEAEFEAFNRFLGRLRSVDENGQSLLHHTAVLFGSNLGNASAHDWHNVPIVVAGGSFRHAGHVAGDPKDNTPLANLLVSITQHMGLEVGRFGSSTAESVSGFELS; encoded by the coding sequence ATGGCATTTTCGTTTGCACCGGTCGTTTCGACAAGAACCGCACTCAGTCGCCGTCGTTTGCTCAGGGGCTTCGGAGCCGCTGCTATCGGGCTGCCTTTTCTGGAAGCGATGGTCCCGACGTTTGCTTCGGCTGCTGCGCGAGCTGCAGATGAAACCCGCACGCCGCCGAAGAGGTTCGTTGCAGCTTGTGCGACGCTGGGGTTTCACACACCGTTTCTTTTTCCGGAACAGACGGGCAAGGATTACCAGCTGACTCCCTATCTGGAGAAGCTGAAAGATCACCGGGAACATTTCACCGTACTTTCCGGATTGTCTCATCCCGAACAACAGGGGAACAACGGTCATGCATCTGAAATGACCTGGCTGACGTCAGCACAGCGACCGGGCCTCGCCGGCTTTCGCAATACGATCTCCGTGGATCAAATGATTGCGCAGGAGATTGGCATCAGGACTCGATTTCCATCTTTGGTGCTCTCCACCAGCGGCCGCTCGATGTCATGGACGTCCAGCGGCGTTGAAATTCCGGGGGAGACCAGTCCTTCACGTTTGTTCAAAATGTTGTTTATCGATGGCACAGAAAAGGAAGTGGCGGCAGAGCTTCGGCAGTTACGGCGAGGCCGCAGTATTCTGGACACCGTTCTTGGGGAAGCTCACAAACTGGAGGGGGAGCTTGGTCAAAGGGATCGTGACAAACTGGACGAATATCTGACCAGCGTGCGAGATCTGGAGTTTCGACTGCAGCAGTCCGAGGGGTGGGCAACGAAACCGAAGCCACCAGTGGATACTGCGCAGCCGAAGGATATTTCAGAGAAGAACGATGCCATCGGTCGGCAGAATTTGATGTATGACATGATTGCTCTGGCGCTGCAGACCGATTCGACTCGAACGGTCACGTTTCAGTTGTCCGGCATGAATGCAGTGCCGGTGATCCCTGGCGTGAAGAATGACTGGCACAATTTGTCTCATCATGGCAAAGACCCGGACAAGATCGATGAGCTGAAGATTATTGAAGAAGCGGAATTCGAAGCGTTCAACAGGTTCCTCGGCCGACTGCGATCTGTGGATGAGAATGGGCAGTCACTGCTGCATCACACAGCCGTGTTGTTTGGGTCCAACCTCGGCAACGCCAGTGCTCATGACTGGCATAATGTCCCCATTGTGGTTGCCGGGGGCAGTTTCCGTCATGCCGGTCATGTGGCCGGTGATCCGAAAGACAATACGCCGCTCGCGAACCTGTTGGTATCGATCACGCAGCACATGGGACTGGAAGTGGGTCGGTTTGGCAGCAGCACCGCGGAAAGTGTTTCGGGCTTCGAACTCTCCTGA
- a CDS encoding sigma-70 family RNA polymerase sigma factor: MYETSLSLLESLRHSPQDDGWNRLSDLYSPLIRAWLRRYDVQDSDQHDLVQEVLLAVSKDLSRFEHRGQPGAFRGWLKAILINRLRKFWRARDRRPQARGDSDVDARLAQLDDPASEMSQIWNREHDQYVLRQLMALVEPHFDPKTWKAFCLVSLDGLKADVAAQELGISRNAVIVAKCRVLKRLRQESEGLVESSSGFPARN, translated from the coding sequence ATGTATGAAACCTCCCTGAGTCTGCTCGAAAGTCTGCGTCATTCGCCTCAGGACGACGGCTGGAACCGTTTATCGGATCTCTATTCGCCTTTAATTCGGGCCTGGTTGCGAAGATACGACGTTCAGGACAGCGACCAACATGACCTCGTTCAGGAAGTCCTGCTGGCCGTGTCGAAGGATCTTTCCAGGTTCGAGCATCGGGGTCAGCCGGGGGCTTTTCGAGGATGGCTCAAGGCGATTCTGATCAACCGGTTGCGGAAATTCTGGCGAGCGCGGGACCGTCGCCCACAGGCACGCGGAGACTCGGATGTCGACGCCAGACTCGCTCAACTGGACGATCCGGCCAGCGAGATGAGCCAGATCTGGAATCGGGAACACGACCAGTACGTGCTCCGGCAGCTGATGGCCCTGGTTGAGCCTCATTTCGACCCGAAAACCTGGAAAGCATTTTGTCTGGTGTCGCTGGACGGGCTGAAAGCTGACGTCGCAGCCCAGGAACTGGGGATTTCCAGAAATGCAGTGATCGTTGCTAAGTGCCGTGTTCTGAAAAGGTTAAGGCAGGAATCCGAAGGGTTAGTCGAATCTTCTTCCGGTTTTCCAGCCAGGAACTGA
- a CDS encoding Na+/H+ antiporter NhaA translates to MRKVVQRLQEFSIPLIAGVIMAMLWANVSPDSYHNLVHTPVHRIGTIFDHQAGHEPDHSVAETDGPGLDAGHESEAVKTSDETSAAAHGWDHYLTLHFLINDIFMALFFGIAAKEITEACLPNGALNPVRKAVNPLFGTVGGVVGPIGVFLLLNLAFGKTEWQRGWGIPTATDIALAWLVIKLLFGARHPSVSFLLLLAVADDAIGLGIIAFGYPDPAHPTEWMNLLWCVPGMALAFGLRKAKVHNWVPYIFGGGVLTWWGLYSAHLHPALALVFIVPFLPGPKKDLGLFVDDENTDHHSHSPLENFEHSLKLFVDLGLFFFALVNAGVSFGEVSGLSWIIMLSLVAGKMIGITLFSSVAQVIGFPLPAGMSHRHLIVTSSVAGLGLTVALFVCGQAFTDPALMGAAKMGAVFSVFSAVVALVAKVGLGVRGDTNDSVAESADPKATQLLEEIQELEKEVKGSAGDGSDSAASFPATTAR, encoded by the coding sequence ATGCGTAAAGTTGTTCAGCGGCTTCAGGAATTCAGTATCCCTCTGATTGCAGGGGTCATCATGGCAATGCTGTGGGCCAACGTATCGCCTGACAGCTACCACAATCTTGTGCACACACCTGTCCACAGGATTGGAACGATCTTCGATCATCAGGCGGGCCATGAGCCCGATCATTCGGTCGCAGAGACAGATGGCCCGGGCCTTGACGCGGGGCACGAGTCTGAAGCGGTGAAGACGTCCGATGAAACGTCTGCTGCAGCCCACGGCTGGGATCATTATCTGACTTTGCATTTTCTGATCAACGACATTTTCATGGCGTTGTTCTTCGGAATTGCGGCGAAGGAAATTACGGAAGCATGTCTGCCGAACGGGGCGTTGAATCCTGTCCGCAAGGCGGTCAATCCGCTGTTCGGGACGGTCGGCGGCGTCGTCGGACCGATCGGTGTGTTTCTGCTCCTGAATCTGGCGTTCGGTAAAACCGAGTGGCAGCGCGGCTGGGGGATTCCAACAGCGACCGATATTGCGCTGGCATGGCTGGTGATCAAGTTGTTGTTTGGAGCTCGTCATCCTTCGGTCAGTTTTCTGCTGCTACTGGCCGTCGCTGACGATGCGATTGGTCTGGGCATCATCGCCTTCGGCTACCCCGATCCGGCTCACCCGACGGAATGGATGAATCTGCTCTGGTGTGTGCCAGGCATGGCGCTTGCATTCGGTCTTCGCAAGGCAAAAGTCCACAACTGGGTGCCGTACATTTTTGGTGGTGGCGTTCTGACCTGGTGGGGCCTTTACAGTGCTCATCTGCATCCGGCGCTGGCTCTCGTCTTCATTGTTCCATTTCTGCCCGGACCAAAGAAAGACCTTGGTTTGTTCGTCGATGATGAGAACACCGATCATCATTCACACAGCCCGCTGGAAAACTTCGAACACAGCCTGAAATTGTTTGTGGATCTGGGGCTGTTTTTCTTTGCCCTGGTGAATGCCGGGGTTTCCTTCGGGGAAGTCAGCGGCCTGAGCTGGATCATCATGTTGTCTCTGGTTGCCGGGAAGATGATTGGCATCACGCTGTTTTCTTCGGTCGCTCAGGTGATCGGTTTTCCTCTGCCCGCCGGCATGTCGCATCGACATCTGATCGTTACGAGTTCAGTTGCAGGCCTGGGATTGACCGTTGCCCTGTTTGTTTGCGGGCAGGCGTTCACTGATCCTGCTCTGATGGGTGCGGCAAAGATGGGCGCGGTGTTTTCGGTATTTTCAGCCGTGGTTGCCCTGGTTGCAAAAGTCGGGTTGGGAGTTCGTGGTGACACGAACGACAGTGTGGCTGAATCGGCAGACCCAAAGGCGACACAATTGCTGGAAGAGATTCAGGAACTGGAGAAAGAAGTCAAGGGATCTGCCGGGGATGGAAGCGACTCCGCCGCATCTTTCCCGGCCACCACGGCCCGCTAG
- a CDS encoding sigma-70 family RNA polymerase sigma factor — translation MISPQQLQQLWTEHSAALLLVARGYCKGATETLADDCVQEAFIRLAAQDPRPDHPKAWLLRVVRNLAIDTIRRKQRQANHEQQAALSGPQQMAQWFEAANSADNHDIDTDQLQAALQELDDETRDVVVAHLWNNMTFRQIGEAFDISHSKAHRLYDHGLARLRLLLLQSKTVSPASD, via the coding sequence GTGATCTCGCCACAGCAACTCCAACAACTCTGGACAGAACATTCCGCTGCGCTGCTGCTGGTGGCTCGCGGTTATTGCAAAGGAGCGACGGAAACTCTGGCGGATGACTGCGTTCAGGAGGCCTTCATTCGGCTGGCAGCACAAGACCCGCGACCTGACCATCCCAAAGCATGGCTGCTGCGAGTCGTCCGCAATCTGGCAATCGACACAATTCGCAGGAAGCAACGACAGGCAAATCACGAACAGCAGGCAGCATTATCCGGACCACAACAGATGGCTCAATGGTTCGAGGCGGCGAATTCGGCCGACAACCACGACATTGACACCGACCAACTACAGGCAGCTCTTCAGGAACTGGATGATGAAACCCGTGATGTGGTCGTCGCTCATCTCTGGAACAACATGACATTCAGACAGATCGGCGAAGCCTTCGACATTTCTCACTCGAAAGCCCACCGTCTCTATGACCACGGTCTTGCAAGGCTGAGACTACTACTACTTCAATCGAAAACGGTATCGCCAGCATCGGATTAA
- a CDS encoding sulfatase-like hydrolase/transferase: protein MKRILIRVATVLALVVVLRCERSFAGAPNIVFIIADDLGWADVGFHGGNAPTPHLDQLASTGLELTQHYVAPVCSPTRAGLLTGRCWSRFNVTNPQNELALPFDTVTLPRALKKAGYETCLTGKWHLGSLPKWGPNHFGFDHSYGSLAGGVSPWNHFYKKGPYVTTWHRDEALIEEEGHVTDLITNEAVQWITSRTDQPFFLYLPFTAVHLPVKEPTEWLARVPAEIQGEVPRHYAASIMHLDDAVGQIVRALEATHKRDNTLVVFTSDNGGSWAQNNDLKYPDDHCPNGRLPGNNLPLRGQKGTLYEGGTRVPTIVNWPGQIKAGKAESPVQIIDWMPTFCRLAGFVPTSDLKWDGIDLTSLLTEGTVPVSRPLYTVAPGWRGRSVRLGNWKLIELKDGAKVRYELYNLSTDPQESDDQSQVELQHLAELQSTLQQISKRDQDAVAKK, encoded by the coding sequence GTGAAAAGAATTCTAATCCGGGTGGCCACCGTATTGGCGCTGGTCGTTGTTTTGCGATGCGAACGGTCATTCGCAGGCGCGCCGAACATCGTATTTATCATAGCAGATGATCTCGGCTGGGCAGACGTTGGGTTTCATGGCGGCAACGCGCCGACACCGCATCTGGATCAGCTGGCCTCGACCGGACTCGAACTGACGCAGCATTACGTCGCCCCGGTTTGCAGCCCGACTCGAGCGGGCCTTTTAACGGGGCGGTGCTGGAGCCGATTCAATGTCACCAATCCTCAAAACGAGCTTGCCCTGCCCTTTGACACAGTAACGCTTCCTCGCGCTCTGAAAAAGGCCGGATATGAAACGTGCCTGACTGGCAAGTGGCATCTGGGGTCTCTGCCGAAATGGGGCCCCAATCATTTCGGATTCGATCACTCCTACGGTTCCCTGGCAGGCGGCGTCAGCCCATGGAATCACTTTTACAAGAAGGGTCCATACGTTACGACATGGCATCGTGATGAAGCCCTGATTGAGGAAGAGGGGCACGTCACCGATCTCATTACGAATGAAGCTGTGCAGTGGATCACATCTCGAACTGATCAGCCATTCTTTCTGTACCTACCGTTTACTGCGGTGCACTTGCCGGTCAAGGAACCGACAGAATGGCTTGCCCGCGTTCCAGCGGAAATTCAGGGCGAGGTGCCGCGACACTACGCCGCCAGCATTATGCATCTGGACGATGCTGTTGGTCAGATTGTCAGGGCGTTAGAAGCCACACACAAACGCGACAACACGCTGGTAGTCTTCACGAGTGACAACGGAGGCAGCTGGGCTCAGAACAACGACCTGAAGTACCCGGACGACCATTGTCCCAACGGCAGGTTGCCGGGCAACAATCTGCCATTGCGCGGCCAAAAGGGAACGCTGTACGAAGGTGGAACCCGCGTACCTACAATTGTGAATTGGCCGGGACAAATCAAAGCCGGGAAGGCAGAATCGCCGGTTCAGATTATCGACTGGATGCCGACGTTCTGCCGTCTGGCGGGTTTTGTACCAACAAGCGACCTGAAATGGGATGGCATCGACCTGACGTCCCTGCTGACGGAGGGGACAGTACCCGTCAGTCGGCCGCTCTACACTGTTGCTCCCGGGTGGCGAGGTCGCTCTGTCCGATTGGGCAACTGGAAACTGATCGAATTGAAAGATGGTGCGAAGGTACGTTATGAGTTGTACAATTTGTCGACGGATCCGCAGGAATCGGACGATCAGAGTCAGGTCGAACTGCAGCATCTGGCGGAATTGCAGTCGACTCTGCAACAGATTTCGAAACGGGATCAGGATGCTGTCGCGAAAAAGTAA
- a CDS encoding TIGR03067 domain-containing protein — MTQKTAHPSREQLSAYNLGQLPPDKANAIESHINECEPCCDTIMSLSTDDTFIGLLKEARQLPVERTVDHRSAMPSVSFPDVPAELTEHPRYQILGLIGKGGMGDVYKACHRKMERTVALKVINRGLFRKAEVIDRFHREVKAAAQLAHPNIVTAYDADQAGEFHFMVMEYVDGVDLARTIKDRGALPIDESCEYIRQAAIGLQHAHERGMVHRDIKPHNLMVTQDGTVKILDFGLASLAPEAMSAPDAMSAPDAMPAPAALQASDAVAARSDLTAVGAIIGTPDFISPEQAEDARQADIRSDIYSLGATLYYLLSGRVPFVDGSVMHKLKSHAQVEPAPLSSLRDDVPEELVAIASRMMAKDPDERYLTPKEVAEALESFLRRWQPGEENSLRQGASNGGNDSGSLGQKFLNDESNPSWLPMVAKFLLYTSLLPIGFIVVNEFVPLGIFSGETDWFWYGMLTTVVLSTIGGIILGIHQGLSGIRDGQHAHQVTKDQTALIVICLAVSAFIFLNHMSDGNGHLEVTPQSDRMTLGTHPLTIVDTSGEKPLGGTASTHQDDASGVTTHSFKSANGRYRITLVNNVLTVNGEKYTLEHPTDTIRIVDDRVEITRVMAGSGNGHPFVRDQDQVSGAFPTLQIMRVEEESTNLGNDVKRTWKLQGRGMDMVFAQILHISNGERRTAYQTKLELNDDGQGDRQGQLVLNSQDRPNGQVALSLDLSFGNDHGESKSEPVSFAKGLGLSSISSQSLWDAQHIGEDDIAFLLTRAQYPSDVNAGTGHRMDDFGAMERASQQGAEFLVVILHWESAGNGKSRSRGASNSKPELKITGKTFNKGTPGFPSVYDWNFKGFDVGQLTVRLLLAQNGKTDVVQEFDFEELPAEFANKIRLEVKDDARSPEGRRVNAALFVESPVPSRSATVNEDKVFSIDVEETFRDRIEQEDLANIASGQTELILALGYWKGEISHDRSLESMTAATKDGNTTFLFVTVDWSPASPELKRLQGDWETVSLTESGKTLTTEDGAGGLLLQIKDNTFVIAERQPDGEKSEVDTGRIEIDNTTTPGAIDFIGRSQSTIGIYEFRGGVLRICVVEQHVTDAPDEERIPEATPVQRPTAFDSPIGSNLLLMEFRRAPDSTVKVVAQQPVVWKDMSAIQGTWQVTYSEDGGRLAPQEMLKELRFVIDEQNLTTEIGGRKSVSTYKLDPSTSPKSIDITEKGRTKQGIYDLVGDTLRICIAESGEQRPTAFDSQPNSVNDIVLILKRVKPEEVSSAETDDHLHAGSMSPKLARLLIPAAASIGNQDFDEL; from the coding sequence ATGACTCAAAAGACAGCGCATCCCAGTCGTGAGCAACTGAGCGCCTACAACCTGGGGCAACTGCCGCCCGATAAAGCAAACGCAATTGAAAGCCACATCAACGAGTGTGAGCCGTGTTGCGATACGATCATGAGTCTGTCTACCGACGACACGTTTATTGGCCTGTTAAAAGAAGCCCGGCAGTTGCCAGTAGAACGGACGGTCGATCATCGCTCCGCGATGCCTTCAGTGTCATTTCCGGACGTTCCGGCAGAATTGACTGAGCATCCTCGCTATCAGATTCTCGGTTTAATCGGAAAAGGCGGAATGGGCGATGTCTACAAAGCCTGTCATCGCAAGATGGAACGCACTGTGGCGCTGAAGGTCATCAATCGCGGACTGTTTCGAAAAGCCGAAGTCATTGATCGATTCCATCGTGAAGTCAAGGCAGCCGCACAACTGGCCCATCCAAACATCGTGACCGCTTACGATGCCGATCAGGCTGGCGAATTCCACTTCATGGTCATGGAATACGTTGACGGCGTGGACCTGGCTCGAACCATCAAAGACCGCGGCGCACTTCCAATCGACGAGTCATGCGAGTACATCCGACAGGCGGCAATTGGATTGCAGCACGCCCATGAACGCGGCATGGTGCACCGCGACATCAAGCCTCATAACCTGATGGTCACTCAAGATGGCACGGTCAAGATTCTCGACTTCGGCCTCGCTTCACTCGCCCCCGAAGCAATGTCAGCCCCCGACGCAATGTCAGCCCCCGACGCAATGCCAGCCCCCGCAGCACTGCAAGCCTCTGACGCTGTGGCAGCCCGATCTGACCTGACGGCAGTGGGAGCCATCATAGGGACTCCCGATTTCATCTCACCCGAACAAGCCGAAGACGCTCGCCAGGCCGACATTCGCAGCGACATCTACAGCCTCGGGGCAACTCTGTACTACCTGCTGTCCGGTCGAGTTCCGTTTGTTGATGGCAGCGTCATGCACAAACTGAAGAGTCACGCTCAGGTCGAACCTGCCCCGTTGAGTTCGTTGCGCGACGACGTGCCTGAAGAACTTGTGGCCATCGCGTCCAGAATGATGGCCAAGGATCCCGATGAGCGATATCTCACACCGAAAGAAGTTGCCGAAGCTCTTGAGTCGTTCTTGCGAAGGTGGCAACCAGGTGAGGAGAATTCGCTGCGACAAGGTGCCTCAAATGGTGGAAACGATTCCGGTTCACTCGGGCAAAAGTTCCTGAATGACGAATCGAATCCCAGCTGGCTGCCGATGGTGGCGAAGTTTCTGCTCTACACGTCGCTACTTCCTATCGGGTTTATCGTCGTGAACGAATTCGTTCCCCTGGGAATATTCAGCGGCGAAACGGATTGGTTCTGGTATGGCATGCTCACAACGGTGGTGTTGAGCACTATTGGCGGCATCATATTAGGTATCCATCAAGGGCTATCAGGCATTCGTGATGGTCAGCACGCTCACCAGGTGACGAAGGACCAGACTGCACTGATTGTTATCTGCTTAGCCGTCTCTGCCTTTATTTTCTTAAACCACATGAGCGACGGTAATGGGCACCTCGAGGTAACGCCGCAATCTGACCGTATGACTCTGGGGACACACCCCCTGACAATCGTTGATACTTCCGGAGAGAAACCGCTGGGCGGCACAGCCAGCACCCATCAGGACGATGCCTCTGGAGTCACAACCCATTCCTTCAAAAGTGCCAACGGTCGATACAGGATCACGCTGGTCAACAATGTGCTGACGGTGAACGGCGAAAAATATACGCTCGAGCATCCGACCGACACGATCCGCATCGTGGATGACCGAGTTGAGATTACGCGCGTAATGGCGGGATCGGGGAATGGTCATCCATTTGTTCGCGACCAGGATCAGGTAAGCGGCGCGTTCCCAACGTTGCAAATCATGCGGGTTGAGGAGGAATCGACAAATCTCGGCAATGATGTCAAGAGAACATGGAAGCTGCAGGGCCGCGGTATGGACATGGTCTTCGCCCAGATTCTGCACATTTCGAATGGAGAAAGGCGGACCGCCTATCAAACAAAACTTGAATTGAATGACGACGGTCAAGGTGATCGGCAGGGGCAGCTTGTGCTCAACAGCCAGGATCGCCCGAATGGCCAGGTTGCTTTGTCACTCGATCTCTCATTTGGAAACGATCATGGAGAATCGAAGTCCGAGCCCGTTTCCTTTGCAAAGGGGCTTGGTCTGAGTTCCATATCGTCACAGAGCCTTTGGGATGCTCAGCACATCGGGGAAGATGACATCGCATTCCTTCTAACCCGAGCTCAATATCCCTCTGATGTGAATGCCGGCACCGGTCATCGCATGGACGACTTCGGGGCTATGGAGCGGGCATCCCAGCAGGGAGCTGAATTTCTCGTCGTCATACTGCATTGGGAATCTGCGGGTAATGGGAAATCCAGGTCGCGCGGCGCATCGAATAGCAAGCCTGAACTCAAAATCACCGGCAAGACCTTCAACAAGGGCACGCCAGGGTTCCCAAGTGTGTACGACTGGAACTTCAAGGGTTTTGACGTCGGTCAGCTGACGGTGCGACTACTGCTCGCTCAGAATGGAAAGACCGACGTCGTCCAGGAATTTGATTTCGAAGAACTTCCGGCTGAGTTTGCCAACAAGATTCGCCTGGAGGTAAAAGACGATGCGAGGAGTCCAGAAGGACGTCGTGTGAACGCAGCTCTCTTTGTCGAATCTCCAGTCCCTTCGCGCAGTGCAACTGTCAATGAAGACAAGGTGTTCTCAATCGACGTCGAAGAAACCTTCCGCGACCGAATTGAACAGGAAGATCTGGCGAACATCGCCTCCGGTCAAACAGAACTGATACTGGCCCTGGGATACTGGAAAGGGGAAATCTCTCATGATCGTTCGCTGGAGTCGATGACCGCAGCGACAAAAGACGGCAATACCACCTTCCTGTTCGTTACGGTCGACTGGTCGCCCGCGAGTCCGGAACTCAAACGACTGCAGGGAGACTGGGAAACGGTGTCACTCACCGAAAGCGGAAAAACACTTACCACCGAAGACGGCGCTGGCGGTCTCCTGCTCCAGATCAAGGACAACACGTTTGTCATTGCGGAAAGGCAGCCTGATGGTGAAAAGTCAGAGGTTGACACTGGTCGGATCGAGATTGACAACACAACGACACCCGGGGCGATTGACTTCATTGGTCGCTCCCAGTCAACGATCGGTATCTACGAATTCAGGGGCGGTGTGCTGCGAATTTGCGTGGTCGAACAACACGTGACTGATGCTCCCGACGAGGAACGCATCCCGGAAGCGACGCCAGTGCAGCGGCCCACGGCTTTCGATTCTCCAATTGGCAGCAACTTGCTTCTGATGGAGTTTCGGCGGGCACCAGATAGCACTGTTAAAGTTGTAGCGCAACAACCCGTGGTGTGGAAAGATATGTCGGCCATTCAAGGCACCTGGCAGGTGACTTACTCTGAAGACGGCGGCAGACTCGCTCCGCAGGAGATGCTGAAAGAACTTCGCTTTGTGATTGACGAGCAAAATTTGACCACTGAAATTGGCGGGCGAAAGAGTGTCTCGACCTACAAACTCGATCCGTCGACAAGTCCAAAATCCATCGATATCACAGAGAAAGGTCGCACGAAGCAAGGCATCTACGATCTGGTGGGCGACACGCTACGAATATGCATCGCGGAAAGCGGCGAACAGCGTCCAACAGCCTTCGACTCCCAGCCGAACTCAGTCAATGACATTGTCCTGATACTGAAACGCGTGAAACCTGAGGAGGTTTCTTCTGCGGAAACGGACGATCATCTTCACGCTGGCTCGATGTCACCAAAACTCGCTCGTTTGTTGATCCCGGCGGCGGCTTCTATCGGCAATCAGGACTTCGATGAGCTGTAG